In Uranotaenia lowii strain MFRU-FL chromosome 2, ASM2978415v1, whole genome shotgun sequence, one genomic interval encodes:
- the LOC129743468 gene encoding uncharacterized protein LOC129743468: protein MAPASKRDQNPTGGIQKCQSAEPRSYAACVTSIIYGIKANISSGFFDGRQFPSLEPYYIDNLNCDQPPNFKLTLSKTYIKGISGFQVVQVIPNYSPYVLKLNLPKLMVSGLYDLNTQISVIPLTGKGNFIVDLNNTQAEIRVQFLKDPQGLLKIGTVETRIKFGPSKFKLTGLFGGDKAANKLGNDVINLNPGFILDRVRPRISQHVSDTLYKIHVAIFQGLKYEDVFPST, encoded by the exons ctGGTGGAATACAAAAATGCCAATCGGCCGAGCCGCGTAGCTATGCTGCCTGTGTAACCAGTATTATCTATGGAATCAAAGCTAACATTTCCTCGGGATTCTTCGATGGTCGTCAATTCCCCTCCCTGGAACCCTACTACATTGACAATTTGAACTGTGATCAGccaccaaatttcaagctgaccTTATCGAAAACCTACATCAAGGGCATTTCGGGCTTCCAGGTCGTTCAAGTAATTCCAAATTACTCGCCCTACGTTCTGAAACTGAACCTTCCGAAATTGATGGTGTCTGGATTATACGACCTGAATACGCAAATTTCCGTCATCCCTCTGACTGGAAAGGGAAATTTCATTGTTGATCTAA atAATACCCAGGCAGAAATCCGAGTACAGTTCCTGAAGGATCCCCAAGGGTTACTCAAAATCGGAACGGTTGAAACCAGAATCAAGTTCGGCCCCTCGAAGTTCAAACTGACGGGTCTATTTGGTGGAGACAAAGCGGCAAACAAACTTGGAAATGACGTCATCAATCTCAATCCCGGTTTCATTCTGGACAGAGTTAGACCCAGAATCTCACAACATGTATCGGATACCCTTTACAAAATTCATGTTGCCATTTTCCAAGGCCTGAAATACGAGGACGTATTCCCAAGTACTtaa